The proteins below are encoded in one region of Winogradskyella helgolandensis:
- a CDS encoding sugar transferase, protein MISKSQLWVKRIFDVVIVILFLPLFIFPILLFVLVATIDTKKWGVYSQFRVGQHGKLFKIYKIRTLADGEHQLGQMDHSASSIGKFFRQTKLNELPQLYNVFIGDMSFVGPRPDLQGFADELIGNDRIILEVKPGITGPATLKYRHEERVLERQKNPKHYNRTIIWVDKVKINKKYVQNYSFYLDLRLILKSILNK, encoded by the coding sequence ATGATTAGTAAAAGTCAGCTTTGGGTTAAGCGTATATTTGATGTTGTCATTGTTATACTATTTTTACCTTTATTTATCTTTCCTATTTTATTATTTGTTCTCGTTGCTACTATAGATACTAAAAAATGGGGAGTCTATTCTCAGTTTCGGGTTGGTCAGCATGGAAAACTCTTCAAGATTTATAAAATTAGAACTTTAGCTGATGGAGAACACCAATTAGGGCAAATGGACCACAGTGCATCTTCGATAGGTAAATTTTTTAGGCAAACGAAATTAAACGAGTTGCCTCAGCTCTATAATGTATTCATAGGTGATATGAGTTTTGTTGGTCCGCGACCTGATTTGCAGGGGTTTGCTGATGAATTAATTGGCAATGATCGCATTATTTTAGAGGTCAAACCAGGAATCACGGGTCCGGCAACCTTAAAATACCGACATGAAGAACGTGTTTTAGAACGTCAAAAGAACCCAAAACACTACAACAGAACGATTATTTGGGTAGATAAAGTGAAAATCAATAAAAAGTATGTTCAGAATTACAGTTTTTACTTAGATTTGAGACTCATTTTAAAATCTATTTTAAATAAATGA